In Leptodactylus fuscus isolate aLepFus1 unplaced genomic scaffold, aLepFus1.hap2 HAP2_SCAFFOLD_237, whole genome shotgun sequence, one DNA window encodes the following:
- the LOC142187432 gene encoding ubiquitin carboxyl-terminal hydrolase isozyme L1-like, whose amino-acid sequence MESTNCVVLNTVLRRGGVPPPFSFVDILSFEEAYIQSFCHEVYAVVLLFSRTPQHEQVIKNQDDEHKELDATVYFIAPSENPCGMVGLIHAVANNEDKLSFNHDSALKDFLNKSANRSPEERAKLLLEHEALRTILYSLAAYENGRPNDGLHAHPVVLTAVNGHLYEFGTAQVLR is encoded by the exons ATGGAGTCCACGAACTGTGTG GTGCTGAATACA GTATTGAGAAGAGGGGGGGTCCCACCACCCTTCAGCTTTGTGGATATTCTGAGTTTTGAGGAGGCTTACATCCAGTCCTTCTGCCACGAAGTCTATGCAGTGGTGCTGCTCTTCTCACGCACTCCACAG CATGAACAAGTCATTAAGAATCAAGATGATGAACACAAGGAGCTGGATGCCACGGTGTATTTCATTGCACCCTCCGAGAACCCCTGTGGAATGGTTGGCTTAATCCATGCCGTAGCTAACAATGAAGACAAGCTGAGTTTCA ATCACGATTCTGCTTTGAAGGACTTTCTAAACAAATCTGCCAACAGATCTCCTGAAGAAAGGGCCAAATTGCTGTTGGAACATGAG GCCCTTCGCACTATCCTGTACTCGCTTGCAGCTTACGAAAATGGCAGG CCTAATGATGGTCTTCATGCTCACCCGGTAGTGCTCACGGCTGTGAACGGACATCTCTATGAGTTTG GTACTGCTCAAGTCTTAAGATGA